The region CGCCGATCTTCGATCAAGGTATCGATGCGTCCATCGGGTCGCCGTACCCGGATCGCGTCATGGGCCAGGTCGGAGAAGTACAGATTGCCCTTTTCATCCATCACCGTTCCTCCCGTGGGCGGCAAGTCGGCAAACGGCTGCACACGACTTGCCTGCTGGTGGGCGGTCAATTGCGCATCCGTCAGGTCGCTGATGCGCGCCTTCGACCAGGGGCCTTGCAGTGGTCCGTAGTACAGCCACTGACCATCGGCACTGACCTCCAGCGGGTCGGCGTTGACCCGCAGCGGACGGCCGTCGGGCGCGTTCAGCGTCTGCCCACTGAGAACGATGTTGCGCAGGCTACCTGCGGTTACGGAGGCATGACCATCCAGCACGCGCCTGGCGCTGCCGCTGTCCAGGTCGACAACGATGAGCCCCGGCTTGCCGGCATCGGTCAAAAACGCATGCCCGCCCTGAAAGCGCACATCGTCGATGTAGCTACCCGGTAGCGCAACCTGCGCGCTGAAGGGGTAAGTACGTACCACGCGCTTTTCCACCAGATTGATGGCAACAAGCTTGGCGCCGCCCGGTATTGGATCGCCACCGAACTCGGGCGCGCCGGTGTCGACCACCCACAGCACATTGCCTTCGAGGCGCAAGGCGTTGATGTTGACGAATGCCTGGCGTGCATCGCGACCGGGCACCCAGTCATTCCAGGGTCGATCGGGAAACGCCGTACGTCGGCCCTGGGCATCGATAATGCTCAGTTGCGGGCCGGTGGAGCCGGTCCAGCGCGGCCCGGCAACGTAGCTGTTGCCGCCAACATGCGCCACCGCATTCCACACCTGCTCGTGGCTCTGCAGGGCAACCTCAAGCTTTTTTTCCGGCGCCGGCTGGTGAACGCACCCCGACAACACCACTGCTGCAGCCATGGCACAACAGCTAACACGCAAAAACGACATGAATCTTCTCCTTGTAAAATTGCCCTGCCAAGTCGAACTCAGCAGTTCCACGGCGCATCGTTGTTGGCATCGATGCGGTATTGCGCGCGTGCCTTGGCATGTGCCGAAGCATCGACCATGGCCAGCGCCGAGACGACGATGTGATGGCGGTCCAACTCAAAGAAGCGGCGCAAGGCCGAGCGGGTATCGCTGCGGCCGAAGCCATCGGTACCCAAGGTGCTCAGCGGGGCTTGCAGATACGGTGCAATCAACTGCACATAGCCGCGGACATAGTCGCTGACCGCGACCACCGGCGTGCTGCCAGGCAGGCACTGCTGAACATGGCTGCGCGCGTCCAGGTCACCGGAGAACTCGCGCTGACGTTGCACTTCCCTCGCCTCCCGAGCCAACTCCGAGAAGCTGGTTACGCTCCACACTTCGCTGCTTACCTGCCATTGCTCCTCAAGGATTCGCGCCGCCTCGATCACCTCGCGCAACATTGCCCCCGAGCCCAGCAAGCGCACGGCCGGCGCTTGCGTGCCGAACCGCTGATACAGGCGCATGCCCCGAATCACATCCTCATGCTGGCTCGCCTCGATAGCGGCCTGGGCGTAGTTTTCGTTGGTAACCGTGAGGTAATAGAACTCATCCTGTTGTTGCTCGAGCATGCGCCGACTGCCGTAGTCGATGATCACCGCCGCTTCGCTGGCAAACGCCGGATCGTAGGCACGGCAATTGGGCATCGTCGCGGCCATCAACTGGCTGCTGCCGTCCTGGTGCTGCAAGCCCTCACCGGCAAGGGTCGTGCGCCCCGATGTCGCGCCGATCAGAAACCCTCGGGCACGCTGGTCTGCTGCGGCCCAGATCAAATCGCCGATGCGCTGGAAACCGAACATCGAGTAGTAGATGTAGAACGGCAGCATGGCTTCACCGTTGACGCTATATGACGTCGCAGCGGCGACCCAGGAAGAAATCGCCCCGGCCTCGGTGATGCCCTCCTCCAGCAACTGCCCGTCGGCTGACTCCTTGTAGTAGAGCAAGGCGCTGGCGTCTTCTGGTTGATACAGCTGGCCAACAGCGGAGTAGATCCCGATCTGGCGAAACAGCGTGGCCATGCCAAAGGTGCGTGCCTCGTCGGCAACAATGGGCACAATGCGCGGGCCCAGCTGTTTGTCCTTGAGCAGGTTGGTAAACAGGCGCACCACCGCCATGGTGGTGGAAATCTCACGCTCATCCGCGCTCAAGGCAAAGTGCGCGTAACTGTCGAGTGGGGGAACCGCAATGGCTTCGGCCTTACGCCTACGTTTGGGCAGATAGCCGCCCAAGACCTGACGCTGC is a window of Pseudomonas sp. DG56-2 DNA encoding:
- a CDS encoding L-dopachrome tautomerase-related protein — translated: MSFLRVSCCAMAAAVVLSGCVHQPAPEKKLEVALQSHEQVWNAVAHVGGNSYVAGPRWTGSTGPQLSIIDAQGRRTAFPDRPWNDWVPGRDARQAFVNINALRLEGNVLWVVDTGAPEFGGDPIPGGAKLVAINLVEKRVVRTYPFSAQVALPGSYIDDVRFQGGHAFLTDAGKPGLIVVDLDSGSARRVLDGHASVTAGSLRNIVLSGQTLNAPDGRPLRVNADPLEVSADGQWLYYGPLQGPWSKARISDLTDAQLTAHQQASRVQPFADLPPTGGTVMDEKGNLYFSDLAHDAIRVRRPDGRIDTLIEDRRLHWVDAPFLDKEGVLWLPAAQMDRVSLFNGGQSRVQWPMTVYRLPTR